The following proteins are encoded in a genomic region of Magallana gigas chromosome 1, xbMagGiga1.1, whole genome shotgun sequence:
- the LOC105348724 gene encoding uncharacterized protein gives MALIIGKVGPFDEAVETWESYTERLGQYFIANDVHNDLKVPSLLSIIGPRHYTLLKNLCAPVKPATMTFDELIKKLTDHLSPRPSEIAERFRFHKREQGAGETVTVYIAELRRLAIHCDFGDTLEKTLRFVCGLKQEHIQKKLLAEPKLTLERAIQTAVAMETASRDALELQGKRETVHKLTVNKPRNSTYGKQKTHKTPFKPVMQGKCYRCGGDHKAKTCKHLNTKCRYCDNPGHLEKVCFKKQRDSNGGKVHYVDEETSDDSDEYEHSSYLLHFGVNKVSVEPIMVTSRKETLDLLVVNNEGPTLIGRNWLQQLKLNWKEIKSIRCDEQNVKVKAILDKHKKVFEPGIGKLKDMRGKLTLQDGASPKFCKAREVAYSLRPRVEEELNRLQQAGVISPVKFSDWATPIVPLPKANGKMRICGDYKVTLNPAMKIEQYPLPKIADIFASFGGGQKFSKIDLTQAYLQMEVDEVSRNLLTINTHKGLFCFNRLPFGIASAPAIWQRAMNQVLTNIPKTKCILDDMIITGSTDEEHLQNLSLVLQRLEQYGLRANLDKLVGPLNELLQNNKKWTWKAKCDDAFAKVKELITSEQVLCHYNPTLPVRLATDASPYGPLLTATLKKCVSTVLIVNNTYQNPRQLLYIPGNGLVLRCNPRYESDGGSEDEERPEETTSMKRPKKTLQKTSPQKGGPKQRTPSPPPLPLLPTLMSEDENSFDVSPAKTSSPATLFEKSTSCQPSAMDVKMLTCLEHIKSQVHHNTKLLQTLLKKTDGIQQTEETDLQNYKFPLNNKEDLDKLEDKLEEVEALNQLVKSLSTIGGENIKCTEISKADSSLNFFSYQNIYKEDTIRENL, from the exons ATGGCGCTTATCATCGGGAAAGTTGGCCCGTTCGACGAGGCGGTCGAGACGTGGGAGTCTTACACGGAAAGGTTAGGACAATACTTCATAGCGAACGACGTACATAACGATTTAAAAGTTCCGTCACTTCTTTCCATAATTGGGCCTCGCCATTATACTCTACTGAAAAATCTGTGCGCGCCAGTTAAACCGGCTACTATGACATTCGATGAACTCATCAAGAAATTAACAGACCATTTAAGCCCTCGCCCATCGGAAATTGCTGAACGATTTCGTTTTCATAAACGAGAGCAAGGCGCAGGGGAAACTGTTACAGTGTACATAGCGGAGTTACGCCGTTTGGCGATCCATTGCGACTTCGGTGACACACTGGAGAAGACATTAAGATTTGTGTGCGGTTTAAAGCAAGAACATATTCAAAAGAAGCTTTTGGCGGAGCCAAAACTAACGCTCGAACGCGCAATCCAGACCGCAGTAGCTATGGAAACAGCAAGTCGTGATGCACTAGAACTCCAAGGAAAACGGGAGACGGTACACAAACTTACGGTAAACAAACCGAGAAATAGCACCTACGGAAAACAGAAAACACACAAAACACCGTTTAAACCTGTGATGCAGGGGAAGTGCTACCGTTGTGGTGGAGACCACAAAGCAAAGACTTGTAAACATCTGAACACTAAATGCAGATATTGTGACAACCCTGGACACTTagaaaaagtttgttttaaGAAACAACGTGACAGTAATGGTGGAAAAGTCCATTATGTTGATGAAGAAACAAGTGACGACAGTGACGAGTATGAACATAGCAGTTACCTGCTGCATTTCGGCGTGAACAAAGTATCCGTGGAGCCTATTATGGTGACATCGAGG AAAGAAACATTAGACTTACTGGTTGTAAACAATGAAGGACCAACTCTCATTGGGAGGAACTGGTTACAGCAGTTGAAGCTCAACTGGAAAGAAATCAAATCCATCAGATGTGATGAACAGAACGTGAAAGTGAAAGCTATCCTAGACAAACACAAGAAAGTGTTCGAACCAGGCATCGGCAAACTCAAGGACATGAGAGGGAAACTTACTCTACAGGATGGCGCCAGCCCGAAATTTTGCAAAGCGCGTGAAGTTGCGTACTCACTTAGACCACGTGTGGAAGAGGAACTAAACAGACTACAACAAGCAGGAGTTATCTCACCTGTGAAATTCAGCGATTGGGCTACACCCATCGTACCTTTACCTAAGGCGAACGGCAAAATGAGAATTTGTGGCGATTACAAGGTGACTCTAAATCCTGCCATGAAGATCGAACAATATCCGTTACCGAAAATAGCAGACATATTTGCATCCTTTGGCGGTGGACAGAAATTTAGCAAGATAGACTTGACCCAAGCTTATCTACAGATGGAAGTTGATGAAGTTTCAAGAAATCTACTCACCATCAACACCCACAAGGGACTATTCTGTTTCAACAGACTTCCGTTTGGGATCGCGTCAGCACCTGCTATCTGGCAAAGAGCAATGAATCAAGTCCTGACAAACATTCCGAAAACTAAGTGTATTTTGGACGACATGATCATAACAGGATCAACAGATGAGGAACACTTGCAGAACCTCAGTCTTGTGTTACAGAGACTTGAACAGTATGGGTTAAGAGCTAACCTGGACAAGT TAGTTGGACCGCTCAACGAGTTGCTACAGAACAACAAGAAGTGGACATGGAAAGCCAAATGTGACGACGCATTTGCAAAAGTGAAAGAACTGATCACATCCGAACAAGTTCTGTGCCATTATAATCCGACATTACCTGTACGGCTAGCTACTGATGCATCACCCTACGGCCCACTCTTGACAGCGACATTGAAGAAATGTGTCAGCACTGTGTTGATTGTCAACAATACTTACCAAAACCCGAGGCAGCTCCTGTACATCCCTGGGAATGGACTGGTTCTCC gtTGTAACCCGAGGTATGAGAGTGACGGGGGTAGTGAAGATGAGGAAAGACCTGAAGAAACTACTAGTATGAAAAGACCCAAAAAAACTCTTCAAAAGACCTCTCCACAGAAAGGGGGACCAAAACAAAGGACCCCTTCTCCACCTCCACTTCCTCTTTTGCCCACATTAATGTCTGAAGATGAAAATAGCTTTGACGTTTCACCAGCCAAAACTAGCTCACCTGCaacattatttgaaaaatcaacATCATGCCAGCCATCGG CTATGGATGTCAAAATGCTAACATGTCTGGAGCACATTAAAAGTCAGGTGCATCATAATACCAAACTACTTCAAACACTCCTTAAGAAGACCGATGGAATTCAACAGACAGAAGAAACAGATCTCCAGAACTACAAGTTCCCATTAAACAACAAGGAAGATTTGGATAAGCTGGAAGACAAGTTGGAAGAAGTTGAGGCGCTTAACCAACTT GTAAAGAGTCTCAGCACCATCGGAGGAGAAAACATAAAGTGTACT GAAATTTCCAAGGCAGATTCCTCCCTCAACTTCTTCAGTTATCAGAATATATACAAGGAAGATACCATCCGAGAAAATCTCTGA
- the LOC105323899 gene encoding uncharacterized protein has protein sequence MGHTLDVHNFHYRCTSDIIERSDIAKLLMLMDRKQVGYFKNKRLEEISLEELVEEPSEPNDTVDVDRFLNIDESERQEEEVFFPNLLEEEEEEIPVKTRKKKKVSFTRRKWTVAEEEEIKKRFAGFLARDKCPGQKDVEKVMTQSKKYGGLLHARPRDNIKKKVSCMLVKARKNNNL, from the exons ATGGGCCATACTCTAGATGTGCACAACTTTCACTATAGATGTACATCAGATATCATAGAGAGATCAGATATTGCAAAATTATTAATGCTTATGGACAGGAAGCAGGTTGGATACTTCAAAAATAAGAGGTTGGAAGAAATTAGCTTGGAAG AATTAGTTGAAGAACCATCCGAACCAAATGACACTGTTGATGTTGACAGATTCTTGAACATAGATGAGAGTGAAAGGCAGGAAGAAGAAGTGTTCTTCCCAAACCTGTTGGAAGAGGAAGAGGAAGAAATTCCAGTCA AGACAAGGAAGAAGAAAAAGGTCAGTTTTACGAGGAGGAAATGGACAGTAgcagaagaagaagaaataaaGAAGAGGTTTGCAGGTTTTCTTGCCCGGGACAAGTGTCCTGGGCAAAAAGACGTTGAGAAAGTGATGACCCAAAGCAAGAAATATGGGGGTCTACTGCATGCAAGACCAAGAGACAACATTAAGAAGAAAGTCAGTTGTATGCTGGTTAAAgctagaaaaaataataatttgtaa